The Miscanthus floridulus cultivar M001 chromosome 7, ASM1932011v1, whole genome shotgun sequence genome includes a region encoding these proteins:
- the LOC136462716 gene encoding uncharacterized protein, translating into MGSGNLVMKKAIRPSSFDLDIKIDQSWMEDVACPICLDFPHNAVLLRCTSYEKGCRPFICDTDQTRSNCLERFKGAHGLPANVKVSSRTVAPLNSIHIISSNANNRPACPLCRGDVIGWFVIDEARLHLNQKKRCCEESCCSYVGNFHELQKHTQQKHPNSRPSEIDPARQVDWENLQQSSDIIDVLSTIHAQVPNGIVLGDYVIEYGDDEAGDDYEVYHRVRANWWTSCIFCKVFCRSTGGDRRRTRTRERRSSGTRNSNRSSQESFSLEVPARSVDMREIRFDEIDDEYIVTGAMTRAAVSRRMAAHYRDPRFGHRIPRIIN; encoded by the exons ATGGGTTCAGGGAATTTGGTAATGAAGAAGGCGATAAGGCCCAGCTCCTTTGACCTGGACATAAAAATTGATCAAAGTTGGATGGAGGATGTTGCTTGCCCAATCTGTCTCGATTTCCCCCACAATGCGGTACTGCTTAGGTGCACCTCGTATGAGAAGGGCTGTAGACCTTTCATATGTGACACTGACCAGACTCGCTCAAACTGTCTCGAGAGGTTCAAAGGCGCTCATGGCCTACCAGCCAATGTCAAAGTCTCATCTCGTACTGTGGCTCCCCTTAATAGCATTCATATCATTTCATCAAATGCAAATAACCGCCCAGCTTGTCCGTTGTGTAGAGGTGATGTGATTGGGTGGTTTGTTATTGATGAGGCTCGCTTGCACCTTAACCAGAAGAAAAGATGCTGCGAAGAGAGTTGCTGCTCGTATGTTGGCAACTTCCATGAGCTTCAGAAGCACACCCAACAAAAACATCCAAATTCACGCCCTTCTGAAATTGATCCTGCTCGCCAGGTTGATTGGGAGAACTTGCAGCAGTCTTCTGACATAATAGATGTCTTGAGCACAATACATGCACAAGTTCCAAATGGTATAGTTCTTGGAGATTATGTCATTGAGTATGGGGATGATGAAGCtggagatgactatgaagtttaccACAGGGTTAGAGCAAACTGGTGGACATCCTGCATTTTTTGCAAAGTATTCTGTAGGTCTACAGGAGGAGACCGAAGAAGGACAAGAACAAGGGAAAGGAGAAGTAGTGGAACAAGGAACAGCAACAGATCTAGTCAAGAAAGCTTTAGTCTTGAAGTGCCAGCAAGATCTGTTGACATGAGAGAAATCAGatttgatgaaattgatgatgaatATATAGTTACAGGGGCCATGACTAGGGCTGCTGTGTCAAGGAGAATGGCTGCTCATTACAG GGATCCCAGATTTGGACACCGCATTCCTAGGATCATCAACTAA